Below is a genomic region from Bacillus marinisedimentorum.
GTTCAATTACCGCACAGCAATCGTCATCCACTGACTTTACGCGGAACACAAAGCCTTGAAAGCAATTGAGGAAGGTATTTCCGCCGGACCTCTCCCTTTTTACGCCGAAACCTTCAAAAGGTTTGCAGTCTCCTTTACAGAATAGGATAAAAGGTACGGTATTGAAGTCGCTTACCGGTGATGTTCCAAGCAAGTCACGGATGGAGCGGTCGCAGCTGACATCGCAGCAGTCATCTAAGAGTGAATCTTGTACGCTGGCGATTTCTCTCAGTTTGTCACAGACGCAGTTTTCACCTTTGCTACAGCTCATGTTAAGAATCATCTCCTTTGGTATTTTTTAGTCTTGCACTAACAGACTATGGAAAAGGAGATATTTGGTATGGGGAAATGTCCATAAACTTAAAGATTATATGTGAATGCATCCAAAAATGTGCTTGTATCCCGGGATATTCGTGGAAAAATGGGCAGGATGCCTTTGAGGAAGCGGATGCCCGCACGATTAAAAAGCTTATTCGGTGGGTACTTCATAGATAGAGAGGAGAGATCAGGTTGTTTTTTGATACATGGACAGACATCGGCCGGCTGGTGATCGTTTCAATTCTCGCCTATTTTGCCCTTGTATTTCTGCTCCGTATATCCGGAAAACGGACACTTTCAAAGATGAATGCATTCGACCTTGTTGTTACAGTCGCCATCGGTTCGACATTAGCGACCATCCTGTTGAACAAAAAAGTATCCATTGCGGAAGGGTTGACCGCGTTTGCCATGCTTATCGGCCTGCAGTACATTGTCGCATGGCTATCAGTCAGATCGAAGACGGTCGGAAATTTGATTAAGGATGAACCGCAGCTCCTATACTATGGAGGCATCTATATCCGTGATGCCATGAAAAAGGAGCGTATACTCGATGTGGAAATTCTGCAGGCTGCCCGTACACAGGGGGTTGACAGCATGAAAAAGGTTGAAGCTGTTGTGCTGGAAACAGATGGGAGCATATCGATTATTAAGAAATCGGATAAAACAGGGAAAAGCACACTGGATAACGTGGAAGGTGCCAGATAGTATTTGGAGCGGCAGTAGAAAAAAGGCATTTGAAAACGATAGGAATACATGGCAGAAGAAGGAAAGATCTTCTGCTTTTTATATTGGTTAAAAACGGGAAAAGGTTAGCGTAAAACGAACCTTGAGGAAACTTGTATCACTATCATTATAAATTTCCAGGTATTATTTTCGGCGACGGAAGGAGAGGAAAATATGGGAGAAGAAAGTAATGAGAATCAACAGGAACAGCAAGATAAGGACCCGGATCTTTATATCCCCCTCGGGAAACATGAAATCATCATTAACCGCCGCTATGAGTTTTTATATTACTTGAACGATTTTTTGATATCCGCTGGTTTTTTAACCGGCAGTATTCTATATCTGAATAAGGAATTACAAGTCTATGGTACGTGGTTATTCATTTTCGGCAGTATACAGCTGCTGATCCGGCCGCTTATTCGTTTAAGCCGAAAAATCCACCTGACAAGGGTGAATTCAGATATAGAGGACAGCACCAATAGACATACGTATCACTAACCTGCCAATTATTGCTAAAAAGCATCAGGAAGTGTGCGCTTTGCTTTTGAATAAGGTGATGGCTGTATTTTTTTTGAGGAAATTTCCCGGGTAATGAGGATATTGATCAGATAAAAAGAGAAATCGCAGAAGACTGTCTGGAAATAGCAGGCAGTTCTGCGGAGAAACAATAAAATCAGCGCAAAAAACCAAGTATGGAATCACAGGGATTTTATGGATGGAATAAGTCCTATAACGAAAAAGAGCTGAGAGTCTTTAACTCTGAGCTTTTTTCGTATTGATGGCTGTGTGATTAATCATTGAATACAATTGTTGTTCAGCCTGGGCAGCAGTGATTTTATCCGCACTACCTGAATTACTTGGGAAAACGGGCCAGCCTTGTCAATGCGCCTCTGCCTGCCAAACGTCATCAAACATTTGCTTAACCATGATTGTCAATTGCAGAGTTATCTTCCCTCGATACTATTCCAGGTCTTGCCGTCCACTGAATTTCTGACCGTATACCCCTCTACAGCAGAACTTTGACCAGTGCCGTTTTCGATACTTTCCGGCAATGCACCAAAACCAGAGTCAATTACATCCTGAATAATTGCCGGATTATCCGTTTCCTTGCGTACGGATTGGATTTCCTGCTGATATAAAGCCTGTTTCCGCTTGCGTGCCATCATGACATTCCTCCTTCAAATAGTGTGGGATGTTTTTTAGTATGCAGAAAAATGCACCAAGCATACGATTTGGTCAGCAGAAAAAAGTGTCTTTCATGCATGTAAGCTGCCGGCAAAGCAAATAGTAAATGTAGACATTGCCGCCAAAGGAGAAACGCCTATGGATAAAATTGAAGTGAGGAATATTACGAAAATCTTTGGTTCCAATCCAAAGGAAGGACAAGAAAGACTGGGAAAAGGCCAGTCAAAACAGCAAATTTTAGAGGAAACCGGTTTGACTGTCGGGGTGAATCAAGCTTCCTTTACAGTAAAACAAGGAGAATTCTTCGTCATCATGGGGCTGTCCGGCAGCGGTAAGTCAACGCTTATCCGATTAATTAACAGGCTCATTGAACCTACAGGAGGCGAAGTGCTGATCGACGGAGAGGATATTACCAAAATGGATAAGCAAACTCTTTTGAAAACAAGAAGGAAAAAGCTTGGAATGGTTTTTCAGAAGTTTGGACTGCTTCCGCAC
It encodes:
- a CDS encoding YrhK family protein; its protein translation is MGEESNENQQEQQDKDPDLYIPLGKHEIIINRRYEFLYYLNDFLISAGFLTGSILYLNKELQVYGTWLFIFGSIQLLIRPLIRLSRKIHLTRVNSDIEDSTNRHTYH
- a CDS encoding CotY/CotZ family spore coat protein, with the protein product MSCSKGENCVCDKLREIASVQDSLLDDCCDVSCDRSIRDLLGTSPVSDFNTVPFILFCKGDCKPFEGFGVKRERSGGNTFLNCFQGFVFRVKSVDDDCCAVIELLETSTAAPSASEGSKCNSSDPCDEFPGNSIRSLEATGVCLTVDLNCFCGISCLPAVNID
- a CDS encoding DUF421 domain-containing protein, with translation MFFDTWTDIGRLVIVSILAYFALVFLLRISGKRTLSKMNAFDLVVTVAIGSTLATILLNKKVSIAEGLTAFAMLIGLQYIVAWLSVRSKTVGNLIKDEPQLLYYGGIYIRDAMKKERILDVEILQAARTQGVDSMKKVEAVVLETDGSISIIKKSDKTGKSTLDNVEGAR